One part of the Caproiciproducens sp. CPB-2 genome encodes these proteins:
- a CDS encoding trans-sulfuration enzyme family protein has translation MDFTTLCIHGSSDRYDYTGAVSVPIFQSATFAHPMVGQSTGYDYSRLQNPTREHLEKTVAALEGGAGAKAFSSGMAAIATLMELFSPGDHIIASDDLYGGSHRYFHKISIKNGLTFDFVNTSDPALIESRIRPETKAVFIETPTNPMMQVTDIEAVSKITKERNLLLIVDNTFLTPYFQQPLKLGADIVVHSGTKYLCGHNDTLAGFVITADQQLFDRLQVLSTTTGACLPPFDSWLLIRGIKTLAVRMEKQQENAMRLAGWLCAQEKIKAVHYVGLPEDPGYAISKRQSSGFGAMISFEVDREQTAKQLLERVGLIQYAESLGGVETLITYPMLQTHADVPKEEREAKGINECLLRLSVGLESAEDLIRDLEQALR, from the coding sequence ATGGATTTTACCACACTTTGTATACACGGAAGCTCCGACCGGTACGACTATACCGGCGCCGTGAGCGTGCCTATTTTTCAGTCGGCCACCTTTGCGCACCCCATGGTCGGCCAAAGCACGGGCTACGACTACTCACGGCTGCAGAATCCCACAAGGGAGCATCTTGAAAAAACGGTAGCGGCGCTGGAAGGCGGCGCTGGCGCCAAGGCTTTTTCCAGCGGAATGGCCGCCATCGCGACCCTCATGGAGCTTTTTTCGCCCGGCGACCACATCATCGCGTCCGACGACCTCTACGGCGGCTCCCACCGCTACTTTCACAAAATATCCATCAAGAACGGCCTTACCTTCGACTTTGTGAACACCTCCGATCCCGCTTTGATCGAGTCCCGCATCAGGCCGGAAACCAAAGCCGTGTTTATCGAAACGCCCACCAATCCGATGATGCAGGTGACCGATATTGAAGCCGTTTCAAAAATCACCAAAGAGCGGAACCTGCTGCTCATTGTGGACAACACGTTTCTGACCCCGTATTTTCAGCAGCCGCTGAAGCTGGGGGCAGATATCGTCGTCCACAGCGGGACAAAATATCTTTGCGGGCACAACGACACCCTTGCCGGCTTTGTCATCACCGCCGATCAGCAGCTCTTTGACCGGCTGCAGGTTCTGAGCACGACCACCGGAGCGTGCCTTCCCCCGTTTGACAGCTGGCTTCTGATCCGCGGCATCAAGACGCTTGCCGTGCGCATGGAAAAGCAGCAGGAAAACGCGATGCGGCTCGCCGGGTGGCTGTGCGCACAGGAAAAAATCAAAGCGGTGCACTATGTCGGCCTGCCCGAAGACCCGGGGTATGCGATTTCAAAAAGGCAGTCCTCCGGATTCGGTGCAATGATCTCTTTTGAAGTGGACCGTGAGCAGACGGCAAAACAGCTTTTGGAGCGCGTCGGGCTGATCCAGTACGCGGAAAGCCTGGGCGGGGTGGAAACGCTGATTACCTATCCGATGCTGCAGACGCACGCCGACGTTCCCAAAGAAGAACGGGAAGCAAAGGGAATCAACGAGTGCCTGCTGCGTCTTTCCGTCGGGCTGGAAAGCGCGGAAGACCTGATCCGTGACCTGGAACAGGCATTGCGATAA